The proteins below come from a single Mytilus edulis chromosome 5, xbMytEdul2.2, whole genome shotgun sequence genomic window:
- the LOC139524292 gene encoding bifunctional peptidase and arginyl-hydroxylase JMJD5-like — protein sequence MDDLKTRILKHLPDTAKDIAVSIELIDDLPSSYLYLQKSCCERFYAGDYSECIEKSKPLLDYLWEKLNTGNWKDVSMTWREAYYLVSTLKGSSQAILATDTRAEERNTHSIADAIKTFDMGLLMGAPILNNVLTKLVQDVHTCLEKIGVSDRKTELASRCIDSDKSVHNNANQLLNKKLKTDSEIDQEMEEEIKIQIDKKKEIKRISCPSLEYFSATFKDKGTPVIITNAINHWPAMSTRQWSLDYIRLKAGFRTVPIEIGSKYTEDNWTQKLMTINDFINKFILGSQNQTGYLAQHQLFDQVPELRNDIAIPDYCCLGNSEDVDINAWFGPKGTVSPLHHDPKHNFLAQVVGSKYIRLYSPSENSKLYPHDTFLLENTSQVDAENPDVVKFPLFNEALFSEAILRPGEMLYMPPKYWHFIKSLYISFSVSFWWE from the coding sequence ATGGATGATCTAAAGACACGAATTTTAAAGCACTTACCGGATACGGCAAAAGATATAGCTGTTTCCATAGAGTTAATAGACGATTTACCGTCTTCATATTTATATCTTCAAAAATCCTGTTGTGAAAGATTTTATGCTGGAGATTATAGTGAATGTATTGAAAAATCCAAACCATTATTAGATTATTTGTGGGAAAAGTTGAATACAGGGAACTGGAAAGATGTTTCTATGACATGGCGGGAAGCATACTATTTGGTATCAACTCTGAAAGGGAGTAGCCAAGCCATATTGGCAACTGATACCAGAGCTGAAGAGAGGAATACCCACAGTATCGCAGATGCTATCAAAACATTTGACATGGGTCTACTGATGGGAGCACCAATTTTGaacaatgttttaacaaaacTAGTTCAAGATGTACACACATGTTTAGAGAAAATTGGAGTCAGTGATAGAAAAACAGAACTTGCCAGCAGATGCATAGATAGCGATAAAAGTGTTCACAATAACGCGAATCAGTTGCTAAATAAGAAATTGAAAACGGATAGTGAAATAGATCAAGAGATGGAAGAGGAAATTAAAATCCAAATtgataagaaaaaagaaataaaacgaaTAAGTTGTCCATCGCTGGAATATTTTAGTGCTACTTTTAAAGATAAAGGAACTCCGGTTATAATAACAAATGCTATAAATCACTGGCCAGCAATGAGTACAAGACAATGGTCGTTAGATTATATAAGATTAAAAGCAGGGTTCCGAACTGTTCCAATTGAAATTGGTTCAAAATATACAGAAGACAATTGGACACAAAAGTTAATGACAATTAATGATTTCATTAACAAATTTATATTGGGTTCTCAGAATCAAACTGGATATCTGGCTCAACATCAACTGTTCGATCAGGTCCCAGAATTGCGTAACGATATTGCAATACCAGACTACTGTTGCCTAGGTAACTCAGAAGATGTTGATATCAATGCTTGGTTTGGACCAAAGGGAACGGTGTCACCTTTGCATCACGACCCGAAACATAATTTTCTTGCGCAGGTCGTAGGTTCTAAATATATACGACTGTATTCACCATCAGAGAACAGTAAGTTGTACCCTCATGATACGTTCTTACTAGAAAACACAAGTCAAGTCGATGCAGAGAACCCGGATGTAGTAAAGTTTCCATTATTTAACGAAGCATTATTTTCTGAGGCAATTTTGAGACCTGGTGAAATGCTATACATGCCTCCTAAATACTGGCATTTCATAAAGTCATTATATATAAGTTTTTCCGTAAGTTTTTGGtgggaataa